One region of Bubalus bubalis isolate 160015118507 breed Murrah chromosome 15, NDDB_SH_1, whole genome shotgun sequence genomic DNA includes:
- the TMEM70 gene encoding transmembrane protein 70, mitochondrial, with product MLLLALGGPWAAGLRLGGKRTAPWASNALRGPRAAVSRAASCRGSSGRVGGTGLSAAAPVLRRVRAQIPVCWERGVRCSHTQLDKSEDGRLIYTGNLARTVFGVKCFSYSTSLISLAFLPYIFAQNNVIFGSLPLQILFYGTIGSFTVITPALLHFLTKGYVIRLYHEARTDTYKAITYSVVLSEKSTVFHQTDVKIPNSTHVFTTFYAKTKSLLVNPALFPNPEDYNHLMGYDKPFTFDLEEANEKKQLKEEK from the exons ATGCTGCTTCTGGCGTTGGGCGGCCCTTGGGCGGCCGGACTGCGGCTCGGCGGGAAGAGGACAGCGCCGTGGGCTTCCAACGCGCTCCGAGGCCCCAGGGCGGCTGTCTCGAGGGCGGCCTCCTGCAGAGGCTCCTCAGGGCGCGTCGGGGGCACGGGGCTGTCGGCTGCCGCGCCTGTTCTGCGTCGGGTGCGAGCCCAG ATACCTGTTTGTTGGGAAAGAGGTGTTCGATGTTCACATACACAGCTTGACAAATCAGAAGATGGAAGGCTGATTTATACTGGGAATTTGGCCCGAACAGTATTTG gtgtGAAGTGTTTTTCTTACTCTACAAGTCTGATCAGCCTTGCGTTTCTACCATACATTTTTGCACAAAATAATGTTATATTTGGAAGTCTCCCTTTGCAAATCTTATTTTATGGCACCATAGGAAGCTTTACAGTGATCACTCCAGCACTGCTTCACTTTCTTACAAAAGGCTATGTCATTCGCTTGTACCATGAGGCCAGAACAGACACTTACAAAGCCATTACTTACAGTGTTGTACTTTCGGAAAAAAGTACAGTATTTCACCAGACTGATGTGAAGATTCCAAACAGCACGCATGTGTTTACTACATTTTATGCTAAAACGAAATCATTGTTAGTTAATCCAGCACTCTTTCCAAACCCTGAAGACTATAACCATTTAATGGGTTATGACAAACCATTCACTTTTGATCTGGAAGAAGCcaatgaaaagaaacagcttaaagaagagaaatga